A DNA window from Piliocolobus tephrosceles isolate RC106 chromosome 9, ASM277652v3, whole genome shotgun sequence contains the following coding sequences:
- the SKIDA1 gene encoding LOW QUALITY PROTEIN: SKI/DACH domain-containing protein 1 (The sequence of the model RefSeq protein was modified relative to this genomic sequence to represent the inferred CDS: deleted 1 base in 1 codon): protein MVFSLFFKKTKTTTTKKQESTGCLETHAASGGGLTYIHVYVCVTYIFTANGGDHLVPEMGDLKSGFEEVDGVRLGYLIIKGKQMFALSQVFTDLLKNIPRTTVHKRMDHLKVKKHHCDLEELRKLKAINSIAFHAAKCTLISREDVEALYTSCKTERVLKTKRRRVGRALATKAPPPERAAAASPRPGFWKDKHQLWRGLSGAARPLPISAQSPRPGAATARPAAHLPQIFSKYPGSHYPEIVRSPCKPPLNYETAPLQGNYVAFPSDPAYFRSLLCSKHPAAAAAAAAAAAAAAAAAAAYYQASAAGPQPKTGAGARGPGSLSYRCKRKRGGTKDCLLAPHAGARRVLLLPRSYKAKAAAAAAAAAAAAAAAGATCLERFHLVNGFCPPPHHHHHHHHHHHHHHHHRAQPPQQSHHPPHHHRPQPHLGSFPESCSSDSESSSYSDHAANDSDFGSSLSSSSNSVSSEEEEEEGEEEEEEEEEEEEGGSGASDSSEVSSEEEDSSTESDSSSGSSQVSVQSIRFRRTSFCKPPSVQAQANFLYHLASAAAATKPAAFEDAGRLPDLKSSVKAESPEEWNLQSWAPKASPVYCPASLGSCFAEIRNDRVSEITFPHSEISNTVKRTDLTINCLAEGASSPSPKTNNAFPQQRILREGRKCLQATPTTHCADNNTIAARFLNNHSSGTEANSEKDSKILHCPEFATDLPSSQTDPEANAAGAAATKAENPCTDTGDKTLPFLHNIKIKVEDSSANEEYEPHLFTNKLKCECNDTKGEFYSVTESKEEDALLTTAKEGFACPEKETPSLNPLAQSQGLPCTLGSPKPEDGEYKFGARVRKNYRTLVLGKRPVLQTPPVKPNLKSARSPRPTGKTETHEGTLDDFTVINRRKKVASNVASAVKRPFNFMANFPCPPSLIIGRDGDLWPAYSLNTTKDSQTPHKAHPIWKWQLGGSAIPLPPSHKFRKFNS, encoded by the exons AtggttttttccctcttttttaaaaaaacgaaaacaacaacaacaaaaaagcaagaatCAA cAGGATGCCTTGAGACACACGCAGCATCTGGCGGAGGATtaacatacatacatgtgtatgtatgcgtCACGTATATATTTACTGCAAATGGTGGGGATCATTTAGTGCCCGAGATGGGAGACCTGAAATCAGGTTTTGAAGAGGTGGATGGCGTGAGGCTCGGCTACCTCATCATTAAAGGAAAGCAAATGTTTGCCCTCTCCCAAGTCTTCACAGATCTGCTGAAAAACATCCCGAGGACGACCGTGCACAAGCGCATGGATCATCTGAAAGTGAAGAAGCACCACTGCGATCTGGAGGAGTTGCGGAAACTCAAGGCAATCAACAGCATCGCCTTCCACGCAGCCAAATGCACGCTCATCTCCCGGGAAGACGTGGAAGCGCTCTACACCTCCTGCAAAACCGAGCGCGTCCTCAAGACCAAGCGCAGGCGGGTCGGCCGGGCCCTGGCCACAAAGGCGCCGCCGCCAGAGCGCGCCGCCGCGGCCAGCCCCCGCCCGGGATTTTGGAAGGACAAGCACCAACTTTGGCGGGGCCTGAGCGGAGCCGCGCGGCCCCTGCCAATCAGCGCGCAGTCCCCGCGCCCCGGCGCCGCCACCGCGCGCCCCGCCGCCCATCTACCTCAGATTTTTAGCAAATACCCGGGCTCGCACTACCCGGAGATCGTGCGTTCGCCGTGCAAACCCCCTCTAAACTATGAAACTGCCCCGCTCCAGGGAAACTACGTCGCCTTCCCCTCGGACCCCGCTTATTTTCGGAGCCTGCTGTGCAGCAAGCacccggccgccgccgccgccgccgccgctgccgccgccgccgccgccgccgcagctgCCGCCTATTACCAGGCATCCGCGGCCGGGCCCCAGCCCAAGACAGGGGCGGGCGCCAGAGGCCCGGGAAGCCTGAGCTACCGCTGCAAACGCAAGCGCGGCGGCACCAAGGACTGCTTGCTCGCGCCCCACGCCGGCGCGCGGCGCGTGCTGCTGCTGCCCAGGTCCTACAAAGCCAAGGcggccgcggcggcggcggcggcggcagcggctgCGGCTGCCGCCGGGGCCACCTGCCTGGAGAGGTTTCATCTGGTCAACGGTTTCTGCCCGCCTccgcaccaccaccaccaccaccaccatcaccaccaccaccaccaccaccatcggGCCCAGCCGCCGCAGCAGAGTCACcac cccccccaccaccaccggCCGCAGCCCCATCTGGGCAGTTTTCCCGAGAGTTGCAGCAGCGACTCCGAGTCCAGCTCCTACTCGGACCACGCGGCCAACGACTCGGATTTTGGCTCCAGTTTGTCCAGTTCCAGCAACTCTGTGTCCtcggaggaagaggaggaggagggagaggaggaggaggaggaagaggaggaggaggaggaggggggcagCGGGGCCTCGGATTCCAGTGAAGTCAGCTCGGAGGAGGAGGACTCGTCCACCGAGTCGGACTCCAGCTCCGGCTCCAGCCAAGTGTCAGTGCAGAGCATCCGATTCAGGCGTACCAGCTTCTGCAAGCCTCCCAGCGTGCAGGCGCAGGCCAACTTCTTGTACCATCTGGCCTCCGCCGCCGCTGCAACCAAACCCGCTGCTTTCGAGGATGCCGGCAGACTTCCCGACCTCAAGAGTAGTGTCAAAGCGGAGTCGCCGGAGGAGTGGAATCTGCAGAGCTGGGCCCCCAAAGCGTCTCCGGTGTACTGCCCGGCCAGCCTGGGGAGTTGTTTCGCAGAGATAAGGAACGATAGGGTATCTGAGATTACATTCCCACACTCTGAAATTTCCAATACTGTAAAGAGAACTGACCTGACAATTAACTGCCTGGCAGAGGGGGCCTCTTCACCTAGCCCAAAGACAAACAATGCATTTCCACAACAAAGAATACTCCGAGAGGGTAGGAAATGCCTACAAGCAACTCCTACTACACACTGTGCAGATAACAACACAATAGCTGCTAGATTCTTAAATAATCATTCTTCAGGAACAGAAGCAAATTCAGAAAAAGATTCCAAAATCCTTCATTGTCCTGAATTTGCTACGGATTTGCCCTCTTCGCAGACTGATCCTGAAGCGAACGCTGCAGGAGCAGCAGCAACTAAAGCCGAGAATCCCTGCACTGACACAGGCGACAAGACATTGCCATTTCTGCACAATATTAAAATCAAAGTAGAAGACAGTAGTGCTAATGAAGAATATGAACCTCACCTTTTTACAAATAAGCTAAAGTGCGAGTGCAATGATACAAAGGGTGAGTTTTACAGTGTGACTGAGAGTAAAGAGGAGGACGCCTTGTTAACCACAGCCAAGGAAGGTTTTGCCTGCCCTGAAAAAGAAACTCCTTCCTTAAATCCACTGGCTCAAAGTCAGGGCCTTCCATGCACTTTAGGTTCTCCAAAACCTGAGGATGGGGAATATAAATTTGGTGCCAGGGTAAGAAAAAATTACCGGACACTAGTACTGGGAAAGCGACCTGTCCTTCAGACACCTCCAGTCAAACCAAATTTGAAATCAGCTAGAAGCCCTCGTCCTACAGGTAAAACTGAGACACATGAAGGAACACTGGATGATTTTACAGTTATAAACAGACGCAAAAAGGTAGCCAGCAATGTAGCATCAGCAGTGAAAAGGCCATTTAATTTCATGGCAAATTTTCCTTGTCCACCATCACTCATTATTGGGAGAGATGGGGACTTGTGGCCGGCGTATTCCTTAAACACCACTAAGGATTCTCAAACTCCTCACAAGGCCCATCCTATATGGAAATGGCAGCTGGGCGGTTCTGCAATACCTCTTCCACCTAGtcacaaattcaggaaatttaattcataa